The following proteins are encoded in a genomic region of Glycine soja cultivar W05 chromosome 17, ASM419377v2, whole genome shotgun sequence:
- the LOC114394160 gene encoding protein NRT1/ PTR FAMILY 2.9-like, with protein MTGVETMGKNENQSVEKNEKSVIDEEPKINYRGWKVMPFIIGNETFEKLGTIGTLANLLVYLTTVFNLSSLTATNIINIFTGSASLSTLLGAFLCDTYFGRYKTLGFCTIASFLGLLVIQLTAWIKKMHPPHCGSESITCTGPTTGQMTFLLAGFGLLIVGAAGIRPCNLAFGVDQFNPNTESGKKGINSFFNWYFFTYTFAQMVSLSLIVYIQSNVSWAIGLGIPAALMLISCTLYYTGSNYYVKVKATGPAPLTSLAQAVVVAIKKRRLNLSEYPLDSSLFAYVSPQSINSKLLHTSQFRFLDKAAIITPQDGINPDGSASDPWSLCSMQQVEELKCLLRVIPIWFAGIFFYIAIVQQNTMLVFQALQSDRRILSTNFKILAASYTIFQMLSLTIWLPIYDRILVPSLQRVTKKEGGITVLQRIGFGMFLSILCTMVSGVVEERRRTLALTNPIGLEPRKGAISSMSGLWLVPQLTLAGLSDAFAIVGQVEFFYKQFPENMKSLAASLFFCGLAGSSYLSSLLISIIHRATAKSSTGNWLPQDLNKGRLDYFYYIITALEVVNFGYFILCAKWYKYKGTGSSSSGDLQLDQVSKPSERTVNTV; from the exons ATGACAGGCGTAGAGACAATGGGAAAAAATGAGAATCAAAGTgtggaaaaaaatgagaaaagtgTCATAGATGAGGAGCCAAAGATTAACTACAGAGGATGGAAAGTCATGCCCTTTATCATTG GGAATGAAACTTTTGAGAAGCTAGGAACCATTGGAACCTTAGCCAACCTCTTGGTCTATCTCACAACCGTCTTCAACTTGAGCAGTCTTACAGCTACAAATATTATTAACATCTTCACTGGCAGCGCCAGTTTATCTACCTTGCTTGGGGCTTTTCTTTGTGACACTTATTTTGGCCGCTACAAGACACTGGGATTCTGCACAATTGCTTCTTTTCTG GGGTTGCTTGTTATACAACTAACAGCATGGATTAAGAAAATGCATCCACCTCACTGTGGAAGTGAGAGCATCACATGCACAGGCCCAACCACAGGGCAAATGACATTTCTGCTTGCTGGATTTGGACTTCTAATTGTGGGAGCTGCAGGGATCAGACCTTGTAACTTAGCATTTGGAGTTGATCAGTTCAACCCCAACACTGAGTCTGGAAAAAAGGGAATCAACAGCTTCTTCAATTGGTACTTCTTTACCTACACATTTGCTCAAATGGTGTCTTTGTCACTAATTGTCTACATACAGTCAAACGTTAGCTGGGCAATAGGGTTGGGAATTCCTGCGGCTTTGATGCTAATCTCTTGCACACTCTACTACACGGGAAGCAATTATTACGTGAAAGTTAAAGCAACTGGTCCAGCTCCACTAACAAGTTTAGCTCAAGCTGTAGTTGTGGctataaagaaaagaagactGAATCTATCAGAATATCCACTGGATTCTTCGCTCTTTGCCTATGTTTCTCCCCAGTCTATTAACTCCAAGCTTCTTCACACGTCTCAGTTCAG GTTCCTAGACAAAGCTGCAATTATAACCCCACAAGACGGCATAAACCCAGACGGGTCTGCATCAGATCCTTGGAGTCTTTGCAGCATGCAACAAGTGGAAGAGCTAAAATGCTTGCTGAGAGTGATCCCCATTTGGTTCGCAGGAATTTTCTTCTACATTGCAATAGTCCAACAGAACACAATGCTGGTCTTCCAAGCCCTTCAATCCGACAGACGCATTCTCAGCACCAACTTCAAGATCCTAGCAGCCTCCTACACCATCTTCCAGATGCTGAGCCTAACCATATGGCTACCCATCTACGACCGAATCCTCGTGCCGTCGCTCCAAAGGGTCACCAAAAAAGAGGGTGGCATCACAGTTCTTCAAAGAATAGGCTTTGGCATGTTCCTCTCTATACTATGCACAATGGTGTCTGGTGTagtggaagaaagaagaaggacaTTGGCTTTGACCAATCCTATTGGATTAGAGCCAAGAAAAGGTGCCATTTCTTCAATGTCAGGTCTATGGTTGGTTCCTCAGCTAACACTGGCAGGGTTATCTGATGCATTCGCGATTGTGGGACAAGTTGAGTTTTTCTACAAACAGTTTCCAGAGAACATGAAAAGCCTTGCAGCGTCTCTATTTTTCTGTGGCCTCGCGGGATCAAGTTATTTGAGTAGTTTGCTGATTTCTATTATCCATAGGGCGACAGCTAAATCTTCAACTGGGAATTGGTTACCTCAGGATCTCAATAAGGGGAGATtggattatttttattacattataaCTGCTCTAGAAGTCGTTAATTTCGGTTACTTTATATTGTGTGCCAAGTGGTATAAATACAAAGGGACTGGTTCTAGCAGCAGTGGTGACCTTCAACTCGATCAAGTATCCAAACCATCCGAAAGAACTGTTAACACTGTCTAG
- the LOC114391802 gene encoding protein NRT1/ PTR FAMILY 2.9-like: MNTVGERMTKRETSENDEEESLLKNENSGTDNESKINYRGWKVMPFIIGNEIFEKLGAIGTLSNLLVYLTTVFNLENITATNIINIFNGSTNFATLLGAFLSDAFFGRYKILAFCTVASFVGLFAIQLTAAIEKLHPPHCEESAICQGPTEGQMTFLKTGLGLLMVGAAGIRPCNLAFGADQFNPNTDSGKKGITSFFNWYFFTFTVAQMISLTIIVYIQSNVSWAVGLGIPSALMFVSSIIFFMGSKLYVKVKPSGSPITSIVQVIVVATKKRRLKLPEYQYPSLFNYVAPKSVNSKLPYTYQFRFLDKAAIVTPQDQINPNGSVTDPWNLCSMQQVEEVKCLLRVLPIWVSGILYFVVIVQQHTILVFQALLSDRRIGQSEFLIPGASYYVFLMISVAIWLPMYDRKVMPLLQRLTGKEGGITLLQRMGIGIFFSILSMLVSAKVEKHRRTLALINPLGVETRKGAISSMSGLWLIPQLSLAGLAEAFMSVAQVEFYYKQFPENMRSIAGSLYYCGHAGSSYLSSVLISVIHQITAKSETGNWLPEDLNKGRLDNFYSLIAALEIINLGYFVLCARWFRYKGTGSSSIELEKATKQSERSATNCVNDSNL; the protein is encoded by the exons ATGAACACAGTTGGAGAAAGAATGACAAAGAGAGAGACTTCGGAGAATGATGAGGAGGAAAGTTTATTGAAGAATGAGAATAGCGGAACAGATAATGAATCTAAGATTAACTACAGAGGGTGGAAGGTCATGCCCTTCATTATAG GAAATGAGATTTTTGAGAAGCTAGGAGCCATTGGCACTTTATCCAATCTCTTGGTCTATCTCACTACTGTATTCAACTTGGAAAACATCACGGCTACAAATATTATCAACATCTTTAATGGCAGCACCAACTTTGCTACATTGCTAGGCGCTTTTCTCTCTGATGCCTTTTTCGGTCGCTACAAGATACTGGCATTCTGCACAGTGGCTTCCTTTGTG GGTTTGTTTGCAATACAACTGACAGCGGCAATTGAGAAGCTGCATCCACCTCACTGTGAAGAGTCTGCCATATGCCAGGGACCAACAGAGGGGCAGATGACATTTCTAAAGACCGGTTTAGGTTTATTGATGGTAGGAGCTGCAGGGATCCGCCCATGTAACTTAGCATTTGGTGCTGATCAGTTTAATCCTAACACAGATTCTGGAAAAAAGGGGATCACTAGCTTCTTCAATTGgtactttttcactttcactgtTGCTCAGATGATATCCTTAACAATTATTGTCTATATACAGTCAAATGTAAGTTGGGCAGTGGGTCTGGGAATTCCTTCTGCTTTGATGTTTGTATCTTCTATAATCTTCTTCATGGGCTCCAAACTGTATGTGAAAGTTAAACCAAGTGGTAGCCCTATAACTAGTATAGTGCAAGTTATAGTGGTTGCAACAAAGAAAAGGAGGCTGAAGCTTCCTGAATATCAATATCCTTCCCTCTTCAACTATGTAGCTCCCAAGTCAGTGAATTCTAAGCTTCCCTATACATATCAATTCAG GTTCCTTGACAAAGCAGCAATCGTGACTCCCCAAGATCAAATAAATCCCAATGGATCTGTTACTGATCCCTGGAATCTTTGCAGTATGCAGCAAGTGGAAGAGGTTAAATGCTTGTTGAGAGTGTTACCCATATGGGTTTCAGGCATTTTGTACTTTGTTGTTATCGTCCAACAACACACCATTTTAGTGTTCCAAGCCCTTCTATCTGACAGGCGTATTGGGCAAAGCGAGTTCTTGATCCCAGGAGCATCCTACTACGTCTTTCTCATGATTAGTGTGGCAATTTGGTTACCCATGTACGACCGAAAAGTCATGCCTTTACTCCAAAGGCTCACCGGAAAAGAGGGTGGCATCACACTCCTTCAGAGGATGGGTATTGGCATATTTTTCTCTATACTCAGCATGCTAGTCTCTGCTAAGGTTGAAAAACACCGTAGAACTCTGGCTCTGATTAATCCTCTAGGAGTGGAAACCAGAAAAGGTGCAATCTCATCAATGTCAGGCCTGTGGCTGATTCCTCAGCTGTCATTAGCTGGACTTGCCGAAGCATTCATGTCTGTTGCCCAAGTTGAGTTTTACTACAAACAATTTCCTGAGAACATGAGAAGCATTGCAGGTTCTCTTTACTACTGTGGCCATGCAGGGTCAAGTTATTTGAGTAGTGTGCTTATTTCAGTTATCCACCAAATCACTGCCAAATCTGAAACTGGAAATTGGTTACCGGAGGATCTGAACAAGGGGAGATTGGATAACTTCTATTCCCTCATTGCTGCTctagaaattattaatttaggcTACTTTGTGTTATGTGCAAGGTGGTTTAGGTACAAAGGCACGGGCAGCAGTTCCATTGAACTCGAAAAAGCTACAAAACAATCGGAAAGAAGTGCTACTAATTGTGTTAATGATTCAAATCTATAG